A genome region from Methanobacterium subterraneum includes the following:
- the tmk gene encoding dTMP kinase, with protein MYICLEGIDGSGKSTQLERLGKWLENCGFTVTRIREPTDSPVGRLIRVMLQDPKAQDEGFQRTLALLFAADRTLLMDKIHAEEEMKRIVISDRSFYSSLAYQNGEEWIAQINQHALEPDLVILLDLEVGIAISRCDGNDSFEDADFLESVRQRYLKLAQQHGFMVVNANNGVNKVQDDIKRIVAPKLGMCI; from the coding sequence ATGTACATCTGTTTGGAGGGAATTGATGGTTCCGGAAAATCCACACAACTGGAACGTCTGGGTAAATGGCTGGAAAATTGTGGTTTCACCGTAACCCGCATTAGAGAACCTACTGATTCACCAGTGGGTAGGTTAATTAGGGTGATGCTTCAGGACCCTAAGGCACAGGATGAAGGTTTCCAGAGGACATTAGCACTTCTCTTTGCTGCGGATCGAACGCTTCTCATGGATAAGATCCATGCAGAGGAAGAAATGAAACGGATTGTTATCAGTGACCGTTCATTCTACTCCAGTCTGGCTTACCAGAATGGTGAAGAATGGATAGCTCAGATAAATCAGCATGCCCTGGAACCGGACCTGGTAATATTACTGGATCTGGAAGTTGGAATTGCCATCAGTAGATGTGATGGTAATGACAGTTTTGAAGATGCGGATTTCCTGGAGAGTGTCCGTCAAAGATACCTTAAACTGGCTCAACAGCATGGCTTCATGGTGGTTAATGCTAACAATGGGGTTAACAAAGTTCAAGATGATATAAAAAGAATCGTTGCCCCTAAACTGGGTATGTGCATATAG
- the mcm gene encoding minichromosome maintenance protein MCM, with the protein METSAESTTDKTKNPVAKFEEFFSTKYKDTVYEALEKYPEDRSVLVDYVELEMFDPDLADLIIEKPDEVIKAASKAVQNIDPLRKNAELHIRFENVRNNIPLRFLRSKYIGKFVAVDGIVRKTDEIRPRILKAIFECRSCMRLHEVQQKSNLVTEPALCQECGGRSFRILQEESEFMDTQNTKVQEPLENLSGGEQPRQINVVLEDDLVDTVTPGDVVRITGTMKTVRDEKTKRFHNYIYGNYISALEQEFEELKISPEDEEKIKELAANPDVYNKIINSTAPSIKGYREVKEAIALQLFGGSAKELDDKTRIRGDIHILIVGDPGIGKSQMLKYVSKLAPRGIYTSGKGTSGVGLTAAAVRDEFGGWSLEAGALVLGDKGNVCVDELDKMRPEDRSAIHEALEQQTISIAKAGIMATLNSRCSVLAAANPKFGRFDRYKSIAEQINLPSTILSRFDLTFVVEDKPDIEKDSALATHILNTHRDTAVPYDIEPELLRKYIAYARRNVHPHLTNEAMDVLREFYVGMRGGSVDEDSPVPITARQLEALVRLAEASSKIRLGAEVTREDAKRAVTLQENCLKQVGYDPETGKVDIDKVEGRTPKSDRDKIRVVQEIIKELEEEYGGRAPTNILITEMRDRYNMSEEKVEDLIRQLKRKGIIYEPQQGYLRVA; encoded by the coding sequence ATGGAAACTTCAGCCGAATCTACAACTGACAAAACTAAAAATCCTGTGGCCAAGTTCGAGGAGTTCTTTAGTACCAAGTATAAAGACACTGTTTATGAAGCTTTGGAGAAATATCCCGAAGACAGATCAGTGTTAGTGGACTACGTAGAGCTAGAGATGTTCGACCCGGACCTGGCCGACCTGATAATCGAAAAACCAGACGAAGTAATCAAAGCCGCTTCCAAGGCCGTTCAAAACATTGACCCCCTTAGAAAAAACGCGGAGCTTCATATTCGCTTCGAAAATGTGCGTAACAACATCCCTCTACGCTTTCTGCGCAGCAAATACATAGGTAAGTTCGTAGCAGTGGATGGAATTGTACGAAAAACCGATGAAATCAGGCCCCGAATTTTAAAAGCCATTTTTGAGTGCCGTAGTTGTATGAGGCTACATGAAGTGCAGCAAAAAAGCAATTTAGTCACTGAACCCGCACTTTGCCAGGAATGCGGAGGTCGGTCATTCCGTATTCTCCAGGAAGAATCAGAGTTCATGGACACCCAAAACACCAAAGTACAGGAACCCCTGGAAAACCTCTCTGGAGGGGAACAACCCCGTCAGATCAACGTGGTACTGGAAGACGACTTGGTAGACACTGTAACCCCTGGAGACGTGGTTAGAATCACTGGAACCATGAAAACCGTTCGGGATGAGAAAACAAAACGTTTTCATAATTACATTTATGGTAACTACATCAGTGCCCTTGAACAGGAGTTCGAAGAGTTAAAGATCAGCCCGGAAGATGAGGAAAAAATCAAAGAACTGGCTGCCAATCCCGATGTTTACAATAAAATAATCAACTCCACCGCACCATCCATAAAAGGATACAGGGAAGTGAAAGAAGCAATAGCCCTACAATTATTCGGTGGATCTGCTAAAGAATTGGACGATAAGACCAGAATCAGGGGAGACATACACATACTCATTGTGGGGGATCCGGGTATAGGTAAGTCTCAGATGCTCAAGTACGTGTCTAAACTGGCCCCGCGTGGTATTTACACCAGTGGAAAGGGTACCAGTGGAGTAGGTTTAACTGCTGCGGCTGTTAGGGATGAGTTCGGTGGTTGGTCATTAGAAGCAGGTGCACTGGTCCTGGGGGATAAAGGTAATGTCTGTGTGGACGAACTGGACAAGATGCGGCCAGAAGATCGATCCGCCATCCACGAGGCCCTGGAACAACAGACCATCAGTATAGCCAAAGCCGGGATCATGGCCACTTTAAACTCACGTTGCTCAGTTTTAGCAGCAGCAAACCCCAAGTTCGGACGTTTTGACCGCTATAAATCAATAGCAGAACAAATTAATCTCCCTTCCACAATTTTATCACGTTTTGACCTCACTTTTGTAGTTGAAGATAAGCCAGATATTGAAAAAGATAGCGCACTGGCCACCCACATTCTTAACACACACCGAGATACTGCAGTACCATATGATATCGAACCCGAACTTCTCAGGAAATACATTGCTTATGCCCGGAGAAATGTCCACCCCCACTTAACCAACGAGGCCATGGATGTGCTTCGAGAGTTTTACGTAGGTATGCGTGGTGGGTCTGTTGATGAAGATTCTCCAGTGCCTATCACAGCCAGACAGCTGGAAGCTCTGGTCCGGTTAGCCGAAGCAAGCTCTAAAATTCGATTGGGAGCCGAAGTTACTCGTGAAGATGCTAAACGGGCTGTCACCCTCCAGGAGAACTGTCTCAAACAGGTAGGATACGATCCAGAGACGGGTAAAGTGGATATTGACAAGGTGGAAGGTCGTACTCCCAAGTCTGATCGAGACAAGATCAGGGTGGTGCAGGAAATTATCAAAGAACTGGAAGAAGAGTACGGCGGACGAGCACCCACCAATATACTTATAACTGAAATGCGAGATAGATATAACATGAGCGAGGAGAAGGTAGAAGACCTGATCCGTCAGTTGAAACGAAAAGGAATCATTTACGAACCCCAGCAAGGTTACCTTAGAGTTGCCTGA
- a CDS encoding DedA family protein — MFREIISISESFIISNVSWAVFLGCILEQIIVPIPASLIVLSSTFIILKGTSFSLPAVWTLLVKIVIPASLGITLGSFVYYTLAYKLGTPFIERTSKYLGVSVNDVLDVEKKFKDSRYDDIFMFLARCFPVIPSIAINLFCGLIRYDLKKYIITTFLGSAVQIFGWGMLAWFAGNIYLILEDKIAYMSNIVTGIIIVAVVYFIIMKRRGKNRKDGP, encoded by the coding sequence ATGTTTAGAGAGATAATCAGTATTTCAGAATCTTTCATTATCAGCAATGTATCCTGGGCAGTGTTCTTAGGCTGTATTCTGGAACAGATAATTGTTCCCATCCCTGCCAGTTTAATAGTTTTAAGTTCCACTTTCATCATCCTGAAGGGAACCAGCTTTTCATTGCCTGCAGTGTGGACTTTGCTGGTGAAAATTGTGATCCCTGCCTCACTAGGGATTACCCTGGGATCCTTTGTTTACTATACTCTGGCCTATAAACTGGGAACACCATTCATCGAACGAACCAGCAAATATTTGGGAGTTTCAGTTAATGATGTCTTGGATGTGGAAAAAAAGTTCAAGGATAGTCGTTATGATGACATCTTCATGTTCCTGGCCCGTTGTTTTCCAGTGATCCCCAGCATAGCCATCAACCTTTTCTGTGGCTTAATCAGGTATGACCTTAAAAAATACATCATCACCACATTCCTGGGTTCTGCAGTGCAAATTTTTGGCTGGGGAATGCTGGCCTGGTTTGCGGGAAATATTTACCTGATTCTGGAAGATAAAATAGCTTATATGAGTAACATTGTCACTGGAATCATTATTGTGGCGGTTGTATATTTCATAATCATGAAAAGACGTGGCAAAAACCGGAAAGATGGTCCTTAG
- a CDS encoding DJ-1/PfpI family protein encodes MKTAYLLVFDGLSDWEPGLALAEMNKSADYQVKTVGFSQDIAVTMGGVSIIPDCALNEIDYSEAAILVLPGGEMWENDPVMDLLPVVGKFIDLKIPVAAICGPTVFLARHGFIENVAHTSNGRNYLKNLIGEYRGNDLYVNQPSVSSEGIITANGIASVEFARDILGELSIYDENTLKRWYDFFKTPNLNDNL; translated from the coding sequence ATGAAAACAGCTTATTTACTGGTATTTGATGGGTTATCGGATTGGGAGCCAGGGTTGGCCTTGGCTGAGATGAATAAATCCGCTGATTATCAGGTTAAAACAGTTGGTTTCAGTCAGGACATTGCGGTTACAATGGGCGGTGTTTCCATAATCCCTGATTGTGCCCTTAATGAGATTGACTACAGTGAAGCGGCCATTCTAGTCTTACCTGGCGGTGAAATGTGGGAAAACGATCCAGTGATGGATCTCCTCCCGGTGGTGGGGAAATTCATTGACCTTAAGATACCAGTTGCTGCCATATGCGGACCCACCGTATTTTTAGCCAGACATGGATTCATAGAAAATGTGGCCCACACCAGTAACGGTAGAAACTACCTTAAAAACTTAATAGGAGAATACAGGGGCAATGATTTATATGTTAATCAGCCTTCTGTTTCCAGTGAGGGAATAATCACCGCCAATGGCATAGCTTCGGTGGAATTCGCCCGGGATATACTGGGTGAACTGAGCATTTATGATGAGAATACTTTGAAAAGATGGTATGATTTTTTTAAAACCCCAAACCTGAATGATAATCTCTGA
- a CDS encoding 60S ribosomal export protein NMD3 — translation MFCIECGKEDEKLFEGLCHSCFAANNKLISIPPELEVEVCAHCSSLHMGDRWQETKQSEEDLVAETIAKASVTDVNADDVVLEIDLINQRGSLLELLVKANGTVLGVPIEREFKVNVKINRNACPECSKYASGYYEAVLQLRADERLLSNEEIQTVDGIIKNLLEKLSRTNRMAYLSQRLMLKEGVDYYFGSYKAARKISNALKEQMGGMMGESPRLMGRDKSAGKDLYRIWISLRLPMFQKGDFLAHENHIGQVIDLNGRKIVSMDLGTLENISISWRQYDNLEKVASREDVKTTTVTSKSPTEIQLLHPETYQPLDLPMILGLTDLNIGEEVEVIEIKGKLYIIPPKKDIIKDN, via the coding sequence ATGTTCTGTATTGAATGCGGTAAAGAAGACGAAAAACTGTTTGAAGGTCTCTGCCATTCCTGTTTTGCTGCTAATAATAAATTAATCAGCATACCCCCCGAATTAGAGGTTGAAGTTTGTGCTCACTGTTCATCCCTCCATATGGGAGATAGATGGCAGGAAACAAAACAATCAGAAGAAGATTTAGTTGCAGAGACCATAGCCAAAGCATCAGTAACTGACGTGAATGCTGATGATGTGGTGCTGGAAATAGATCTCATTAATCAAAGGGGATCCCTCCTGGAACTCCTGGTAAAAGCCAACGGGACGGTTTTAGGTGTGCCCATTGAAAGGGAATTTAAGGTTAATGTTAAAATTAATCGTAACGCCTGCCCAGAATGCAGTAAGTATGCCTCAGGATACTACGAAGCAGTCCTGCAGTTACGAGCAGACGAAAGACTCTTGAGTAATGAAGAAATCCAGACCGTGGATGGGATTATAAAAAATCTCCTTGAAAAACTCTCCCGCACCAACCGAATGGCTTACTTATCCCAAAGGTTAATGCTTAAGGAGGGAGTTGATTACTACTTCGGATCATACAAGGCTGCTCGGAAGATATCCAATGCCCTCAAAGAGCAGATGGGGGGAATGATGGGAGAATCACCCCGACTGATGGGCCGGGACAAATCTGCAGGGAAGGACCTCTATCGAATATGGATCTCCCTAAGGCTCCCCATGTTCCAGAAAGGGGACTTTCTGGCCCATGAAAATCATATAGGGCAGGTAATTGATTTGAATGGGAGAAAGATTGTTTCCATGGACCTGGGAACACTGGAGAATATATCCATATCCTGGCGCCAATATGATAATCTGGAAAAGGTGGCCAGCAGGGAAGATGTGAAAACAACCACAGTTACTTCCAAATCCCCCACAGAAATACAGTTATTACACCCTGAAACCTACCAACCCCTGGATTTACCTATGATCCTGGGATTAACTGACTTAAATATCGGGGAAGAAGTGGAAGTAATTGAAATAAAGGGAAAACTGTACATTATCCCCCCTAAAAAGGATATAATAAAAGATAATTGA
- a CDS encoding DUF5518 domain-containing protein produces MIKEILKWRPVAIGVAMVLTLYVISDIISGITLVLPTFLLAGIAVGFIINETEKNGAINGAILGLIGGVIVNGILISMMYLQGYGDYLVSIISTCLIYLVLEIVIAAVGGVFGSLIRCEFDKSEMEEFEASED; encoded by the coding sequence GTGATTAAAGAGATTTTGAAATGGAGACCGGTAGCAATTGGAGTGGCAATGGTTTTAACACTCTATGTAATTTCAGACATTATTTCCGGAATAACTTTAGTATTACCCACCTTTTTACTGGCTGGAATTGCAGTTGGCTTCATTATAAATGAAACAGAAAAGAATGGAGCTATTAATGGAGCTATACTGGGTTTGATTGGAGGGGTAATAGTTAATGGAATCCTAATTTCAATGATGTATCTGCAAGGATACGGAGACTACCTGGTTAGCATAATCAGCACATGTCTCATTTATTTAGTGCTTGAAATTGTTATTGCTGCAGTAGGAGGAGTTTTCGGATCATTGATTAGATGCGAATTTGATAAGAGTGAAATGGAAGAGTTTGAAGCTAGTGAAGATTAA
- a CDS encoding PRC-barrel domain-containing protein, translated as MRVSDFIGMKVIDIGAKEVGKVEDLAVTIKKCMVEQIFIATGSALSKKYFAVKEEDVAAIGDYVQLKFNGEVLENKIKVDKLDDLASKEKRFKNLEGKVVLATEGMEIGKIQDMIIDPAGCLIHNVVISMGGTFNRKQVLISSDDIAEIGDYMILKLSKEQIEEMAVD; from the coding sequence ATGAGAGTCAGTGACTTTATTGGAATGAAGGTTATAGATATTGGTGCCAAGGAAGTGGGAAAGGTGGAAGACCTGGCTGTTACAATAAAAAAATGCATGGTTGAACAGATATTCATAGCCACAGGATCTGCCTTGAGTAAAAAGTATTTTGCAGTTAAAGAGGAGGACGTAGCTGCTATCGGGGACTATGTTCAGCTAAAATTCAATGGGGAAGTGCTGGAGAATAAGATCAAAGTGGATAAACTAGATGATCTAGCCTCTAAAGAAAAAAGATTCAAAAATTTGGAGGGAAAGGTAGTTCTCGCAACGGAAGGTATGGAAATAGGAAAGATACAGGATATGATCATTGATCCAGCCGGATGCCTAATCCATAATGTGGTAATTTCCATGGGCGGAACCTTCAATCGGAAACAGGTTCTAATCTCCAGTGATGATATTGCCGAAATTGGGGATTACATGATACTGAAACTTTCCAAAGAGCAAATTGAGGAAATGGCTGTGGATTAA
- a CDS encoding DMT family transporter has protein sequence MAILNRFWGYLSAVMVALLFGIWFSLDKILLGYLHPLALAALIYLLASAFLFLIRVSPLHHSLLEIVHRESKVQIHISRRNYLTLFLTAIFGTVIAPVLYLTGLNQITAVNAALLTNVEILFIILLGIFFLKEKVKAKDIVGFIFLLIGAIFLSTNNLQDLTFDQSLVGSLLVVSACFFWSMDTTLTKFLSNKRDIFLLTSLKCGIGGLILFLISIFLGLNFTLPLNMVPVLLFIGLGCMSFSIVLTYIAIREIGSTRTGSIFSTSSLFGAVVAFIILGESLEATQLFFGILMFLGILILYKNGNKIN, from the coding sequence GTGGCGATTTTGAACCGTTTTTGGGGATATTTAAGTGCAGTAATGGTTGCATTACTATTTGGAATTTGGTTTTCTCTGGATAAGATTTTACTGGGTTACCTACATCCCCTGGCCCTGGCCGCATTGATTTATCTTCTGGCAAGTGCATTTCTATTTTTAATAAGAGTTTCACCCCTGCATCATAGTTTGCTGGAAATCGTCCACCGGGAAAGCAAGGTGCAAATCCACATTTCACGAAGAAACTACCTGACCCTATTTTTAACAGCCATATTTGGGACCGTAATTGCCCCTGTATTGTATTTAACTGGTTTAAATCAGATAACCGCTGTTAACGCTGCTCTTTTAACCAATGTTGAAATACTGTTCATTATTCTCCTGGGCATATTCTTCTTAAAGGAAAAGGTTAAGGCCAAAGACATCGTTGGATTTATTTTTTTACTCATAGGGGCCATATTCCTGAGCACCAATAACTTACAGGATTTGACTTTTGACCAGAGTTTAGTAGGGAGCCTCCTGGTGGTTTCAGCATGTTTCTTTTGGAGTATGGATACAACTCTAACCAAATTCTTAAGTAACAAGAGGGATATATTTCTCCTCACCAGTCTTAAATGTGGAATTGGAGGGTTAATCTTATTTTTAATAAGCATTTTCCTGGGATTAAACTTCACACTTCCCTTAAACATGGTCCCGGTGTTGCTGTTCATTGGTTTAGGTTGTATGAGTTTTTCAATAGTTCTCACCTACATTGCCATCCGTGAAATAGGATCCACCCGAACCGGATCCATATTCTCCACCAGCTCCCTCTTCGGAGCAGTAGTTGCATTTATTATTCTGGGAGAGTCTTTAGAAGCCACTCAACTGTTTTTTGGTATTTTAATGTTCTTGGGCATACTAATATTATACAAAAACGGGAATAAAATTAATTAA
- a CDS encoding translation initiation factor IF-2 subunit beta encodes MSDYEELLDRAIEQLPPQALETKRFSVPKAYSIIQGNRTIIQNFGEIADAMNRDPQHILKFLLRELGTAGNLEGNRAIMQGKFTHYLINERMEDYVQRFIMCHECNRPDTRIIREDRIFLLKCEACGAKAPLKTL; translated from the coding sequence ATGAGCGATTATGAAGAATTACTGGATCGAGCCATTGAACAATTACCGCCACAAGCACTGGAGACCAAAAGGTTCTCAGTACCTAAGGCTTACTCAATAATCCAGGGAAACCGGACTATAATCCAGAACTTTGGAGAAATAGCCGATGCCATGAACCGGGACCCACAACACATCCTTAAATTCCTGTTAAGGGAACTGGGTACTGCTGGGAACCTGGAAGGAAACCGAGCTATTATGCAGGGAAAATTCACCCATTACCTCATTAACGAGCGGATGGAGGACTACGTGCAACGGTTCATCATGTGCCATGAGTGTAACCGGCCAGATACCAGAATAATAAGGGAAGACCGCATATTCCTTCTTAAATGTGAGGCATGCGGCGCTAAGGCTCCTCTAAAGACCCTTTAA
- a CDS encoding RlmE family RNA methyltransferase, producing MMNQWNQEHRNDEYYKKAKKQDYRSRASFKLLQLNRKYKIIKKGDSVVDLGAAPGGWSQVALEAAGEDGLVIAVDLNWIKPFPEENFWGIKGDFTQEETINEIKRTLQGKAQVIISDAAPKLSGIKDLDQLRVMDLAQTVLQISDSVLKYKGNIIMKVFQGEGYPELLKEVKRNFQTVRTTKPPSSRKKSGEMYIVGRGFRRAGKQN from the coding sequence ATAATGAATCAATGGAATCAAGAACATCGAAATGATGAGTATTATAAGAAAGCTAAAAAACAGGATTACCGTTCCAGAGCTTCCTTTAAACTATTACAATTAAACCGTAAATATAAAATAATCAAAAAAGGGGATTCTGTGGTTGATCTAGGGGCTGCTCCTGGCGGATGGTCCCAGGTGGCCCTGGAAGCAGCAGGTGAAGATGGTTTAGTGATTGCTGTGGATCTTAACTGGATAAAACCCTTCCCTGAAGAAAATTTCTGGGGTATAAAAGGGGATTTCACCCAGGAAGAGACTATTAACGAGATTAAACGCACCCTGCAGGGTAAGGCCCAGGTGATCATATCCGATGCTGCCCCTAAACTATCCGGGATTAAGGATCTGGATCAACTCCGAGTCATGGACCTGGCACAAACTGTACTGCAGATTAGCGACAGTGTCCTTAAATATAAAGGTAACATAATTATGAAGGTTTTCCAGGGGGAAGGCTATCCTGAACTCCTGAAGGAGGTTAAAAGAAATTTCCAAACTGTGAGAACCACCAAACCACCATCTTCACGTAAAAAAAGTGGAGAAATGTACATAGTAGGGAGAGGTTTTAGAAGAGCGGGAAAACAGAATTAG
- a CDS encoding tyrosine--tRNA ligase: MDMDSTMNTIEQGALEVVTPEELKSKLEKDERTAYIGYEPSGKVHLGHAITVKKMIDLQKAGFKIKILLADLHAYLNGKGSLEEIKKISEYNQRCFRALGLSEDTEFILGSSFQTGEDYTMKVYQLALSTTLTRAKRSMAQITRDAEDHQVAEVIYPLMQVVDMLFLGVDLAVGGMEQRKIHMLARDNLPKLGFQSPVCIHTPLLHGTDGSDKMSSSKENFIAIDDEPALITEKIKKSYCPAGEVDGNPVLEIAHHFIFSERDTLLIKRPKKFGGNLELTQTELEQMYGDGELHPLDLKNGVAECLADILEPVRDFLKN; encoded by the coding sequence ATGGACATGGATTCTACAATGAACACTATAGAGCAAGGCGCCCTGGAAGTGGTAACTCCAGAAGAACTTAAAAGTAAACTGGAAAAAGATGAAAGAACAGCCTACATTGGATATGAACCATCAGGAAAGGTGCATCTGGGACATGCCATCACTGTGAAGAAGATGATAGACTTGCAGAAGGCAGGTTTTAAGATAAAAATTCTCCTGGCAGATCTTCATGCCTACCTCAATGGTAAGGGAAGTTTAGAGGAAATCAAAAAGATTTCCGAATACAACCAGCGTTGTTTCCGGGCTTTAGGGCTCTCTGAAGATACTGAATTCATTTTGGGCAGTAGTTTTCAGACCGGTGAAGACTATACCATGAAAGTTTACCAGTTAGCCCTTTCCACTACTTTAACCCGGGCTAAAAGGAGCATGGCCCAGATAACCAGGGATGCTGAGGACCATCAAGTGGCAGAGGTCATCTATCCCCTGATGCAGGTGGTGGATATGTTGTTTTTAGGAGTAGACCTGGCAGTGGGAGGTATGGAACAACGTAAGATCCATATGCTGGCCAGGGACAACCTGCCTAAACTGGGATTCCAGTCACCGGTGTGTATTCACACCCCCCTACTGCACGGTACTGATGGCTCGGATAAGATGTCTTCCAGTAAAGAGAACTTCATAGCCATTGATGATGAACCAGCATTGATCACTGAAAAGATCAAAAAGAGTTACTGCCCTGCAGGGGAAGTTGATGGAAATCCAGTTTTGGAGATAGCCCATCATTTCATATTCAGTGAAAGAGACACTCTGCTTATAAAACGACCCAAGAAGTTTGGGGGAAACCTGGAATTAACCCAGACAGAACTGGAACAAATGTATGGGGATGGAGAATTACATCCGCTCGATCTAAAAAATGGGGTTGCGGAGTGTTTGGCGGATATTCTAGAACCAGTACGGGATTTTCTTAAAAATTGA
- a CDS encoding nucleoside/nucleotide kinase family protein, whose translation MRFIIIDGLDGSGKSTQAKFIEKRYISRGEGVILREHPSIDNSYGLKAKKALLGRGKLNRIKASIYYALDVIRSVRKYKGKSDNIIMVRYLMGLAYLPLPLAQLLYSFFTRILPTSQYMFFLDLEVEESLRRMSSREETEMFENRDDLIKVREKALKLAQGWYIINTAGSIGEVNQKINEILDELDKPC comes from the coding sequence ATGCGTTTTATTATTATTGACGGACTTGACGGTTCTGGGAAGAGTACTCAAGCGAAATTTATTGAAAAAAGATACATATCCCGCGGGGAGGGTGTTATTCTCAGGGAACACCCTTCTATTGACAATTCTTATGGATTAAAGGCCAAAAAGGCCCTGCTTGGCCGGGGAAAATTGAATAGAATCAAAGCTTCAATTTATTATGCTCTGGATGTTATCCGTTCTGTTAGAAAATATAAGGGTAAATCAGATAACATTATCATGGTCCGTTACCTGATGGGGTTAGCTTACCTGCCCCTTCCCCTGGCACAGCTTCTTTACAGTTTTTTCACCAGGATCCTTCCCACATCACAGTATATGTTCTTCTTAGATCTGGAAGTAGAAGAGTCCCTCAGACGAATGTCCTCCCGTGAGGAAACAGAAATGTTTGAAAACCGGGATGATCTCATTAAGGTACGGGAAAAGGCTTTGAAATTGGCCCAGGGCTGGTATATCATTAACACGGCAGGGAGTATTGGTGAAGTAAATCAAAAGATAAACGAGATTTTGGATGAATTGGATAAACCATGCTGA
- a CDS encoding diacylglycerol/polyprenol kinase family protein — protein MDNGDIIGLILVYAYVILLLVISQKLIKEHPNFSRKFLHIMVGNILFILPLFQSRWVMALLVAAPFILLTFLISPYSPLKIKDRISSSGHGLGLVYYAISWTVLAIIFFDQPWIIAVGIAAMSYGDGMASLVGVKYGKIKYNLSGDTKSLEGSLTMFIVLVCVLWVVLAYYAVPVNPLVIVAVAMVATILEGLTPKGLDNITACFSAVITYILLTI, from the coding sequence ATGGATAATGGCGATATCATAGGTTTAATACTGGTTTATGCATACGTGATACTTTTACTGGTGATTTCCCAGAAATTGATTAAAGAACATCCTAATTTCAGTAGAAAGTTCCTGCACATCATGGTAGGGAACATCTTATTCATATTACCCCTCTTCCAATCAAGATGGGTTATGGCCCTCTTAGTGGCTGCCCCATTTATTCTCCTAACTTTTCTGATAAGCCCTTATTCCCCATTGAAGATAAAAGACAGAATATCCAGTTCCGGTCATGGTCTGGGCCTGGTTTATTATGCCATCTCCTGGACAGTTCTGGCCATTATCTTCTTTGATCAGCCCTGGATTATCGCCGTGGGCATAGCTGCCATGTCCTACGGTGATGGAATGGCCTCACTAGTTGGTGTGAAGTATGGTAAAATTAAATACAACCTCTCCGGAGACACCAAAAGCCTGGAAGGATCCCTGACCATGTTCATAGTACTCGTATGCGTATTATGGGTAGTTTTAGCCTATTATGCAGTGCCAGTTAATCCACTGGTAATAGTAGCGGTGGCAATGGTAGCCACCATCTTGGAAGGACTGACACCGAAAGGCCTGGATAACATTACAGCCTGTTTTTCAGCAGTTATAACTTATATTTTACTGACCATCTAA
- a CDS encoding metallophosphoesterase, producing MLIGVISDTHIPERSIYIPEKVFEIFENVDLILHAGDLVSLQVKDQLEEIAPTICVQGNMDRYKGLKLPEREKLDLEGIPIGLAHGEVYPRGDTQQLRYIGLEMGVEVLITGHTHWSFIKELPDMLLLNPGSPTVPRLSDPSVMIIDLKERKLDAKIVKIGDPICKALNFKGERL from the coding sequence ATGTTAATTGGCGTTATTTCAGACACTCACATTCCAGAGAGATCCATATATATCCCGGAAAAGGTTTTTGAAATTTTTGAAAATGTAGATCTTATATTACATGCTGGAGATCTTGTTTCACTCCAGGTTAAAGATCAACTGGAAGAAATAGCACCCACCATCTGTGTTCAGGGCAATATGGATCGCTACAAGGGATTAAAACTCCCTGAAAGAGAAAAATTGGATTTGGAAGGCATCCCAATTGGTTTGGCCCATGGAGAAGTTTATCCCCGGGGAGACACTCAGCAGTTACGTTACATTGGTTTGGAGATGGGAGTGGAAGTTTTAATAACTGGTCATACCCACTGGTCCTTCATTAAGGAATTACCCGATATGTTACTGCTTAACCCTGGAAGCCCCACCGTGCCCCGACTATCAGACCCATCAGTGATGATTATAGACCTTAAAGAAAGGAAATTAGATGCTAAGATAGTTAAAATCGGGGATCCAATCTGTAAAGCACTTAATTTTAAAGGAGAAAGATTATAA